ACCACCTTCTTTGCTGGGACTTTCTGTAAACACCCTTTATCCCTAGCTACTGCTAAAGCGGTTTTAGAGCATTTAAAACAACAAGGAGTGACCTTTTATGAACAATTAAACCAACGAACAATTCAACTCGTTCAACGGTTAAATAACGCCATGGAACGAGCAGATGTTCCGATTCGATTTACTCATTTTGGTTCTTTTTTTGCGATCGCTGCTTCTCAAAGTGTGATCTCTCCCATGGCTATCACTTTGTTATCCTATCATCTGCTTAACCGAGGGATTCACCTTCGTATCGGTGATAAAGGAGGATTTTTATCCGCAGCCCATTCTGAGAAAGATATTGAGTATATTATCCAATCATTTCAAGATAGTATCAAAGAACTTAAAATGGCAGGATTGATCGGCTAGACCAACTCATACAATCAATAAATAGGAGGCGATTATTGTGCAAAATGATACGGAAGACAACACCATTTATCTGGTTGTCATTAATGATGAAGAACAATATTCCATCTGGCCAGATTATCGGGAAATTCCACCAGGATGGCGAGAAGTTGGCAAAAGTGGTCTTAAAAATGAATGTCTTGACTATATTAACGAAGTTTGGACAGATATGCGGCCTTTGAGTCTACGTAAAAAAATGGCAGAATCTGAAAATTCCTAATGAGCAAAAACGATCCCAAGCTTCAACTCGAGTTGTTAGTTCCTTGGGATTTGCCCACTGAACAAAAACTAAGTAGCACTGACCAAGTTAAACTCACTCAATCCCTTGAGCGATTATTATTAGCTCTTAAACAACCTGTTTATGCCAAATCTATTGAGCTTATCAAAGAAAGTTTAAATATACTAGGAACGGTGGAAGTGTTCGCTTGTGATTCCGTTGCTACTTCTAGTAAAACTTCTTTAAAAAACTGGGAAATTCAAGACTATGATACTTATTTTGAAATCAGTCATGTCTGTACTCAAGATATTGCCATATGTCTAGTGAGAAGTGTTTTGATCGCCTATCAAAACTTTTTGATGCTGACTATCGAGTGTAGCGATCTAGATCCAATGCAAATCGAACGTCAAAAACAAGGTTTTATTAGTTATGCTTGTTTATTAGCCAGAGTCTTTCAATTAGATTTAGAAAAACAATATGATTGACCCATTACAGATTTGGAAAGGATTTCATTGGTCTTTTTTTATTAATATTCAAGGATTAATTATCTGCTTACGTCGCTTTGAAATTTATATTAATCTCAATAATTTAACTCAAGCTCAAATTGAATTAGCGACGGCGACTGAGATGATGCTAGCTTCAAGTGCTACCATGGAACTCGCTGGCAGTTTCAGTAAACAAGAATATCAGAATCAAGTACGCAACACCATGATTCCGCCTAACGTTCAAGCGACTAATTTTAGTGGCTTAATGTCTTGGGAACACGCGGCTTTAATACAAATATGGAAAAGATTACGACCCATTTTTCAAGATTTACCAAGTGACTTACAAGTACAGCATCAAGAGTTTATTTACGCTTATTTTGAGTTAGTTAAAGCTCATCGCTCAGTTTGTGAAAAATTTGGCGGCACAGTAGGAGGAAGCTTACGGTTTGAGAAAACAAAAGCCGTTGATAGTATTGATAAATTTGCTCGCAGTCGTTGGCAACTCATAGATCCTAAACATGAAGCTATCAGCAGTTGCCCATTTTCTCAAGATCAATCATGAAATTAAATCAAAACTCTAAAAAGCTGTACTTTTTTAGCTTGGTAGCCGTAACTACACTTATTATTTTTATATCTCAATTAAATCAAAACTCTTATCATCTTCCTCCTCTTGATGCTCCTGTAGCCAGTTCTGTTTATCCTATCAAAGCGTATAATAATCTAAAAATTCGTAAAAATGTTGTGGATTTAACCCCTCAAGAAAAAGCCACTTTTGTAAATGCGTTAAAAACTCTGAAAAATACTATTCCTCAAGACAGTCAAATTAGCCAATATGATTATTATGTATTACAACACGTATTAACAATGGGCTTTCGCCACAAATTAGAGGCAACTGGTCCCGCGCAAGGCAATCCTGCTCACAGTCAGCCCGCCTTTTTACCTTGGCATCGCCAATATTTGTACGAATTTGAACAAGCTTTGCAGAAAATAGCCCCTGATGTCACGATTCCCTATTGGGATTGGAGCGATCCTCAAGCTTTAAAGGTAATTCTTCAAGATGATTTTTTAGGATCGCCCGGTCAAGGAAAAACTATCAATATTCCAGGAGTGGGAAATTTCACAGGGGGAGAGGTCACATCAGGCATTTTTGCTGATTGGACACTCAACGAAAAAATTCATTTTGACCCCATTACCATGACGTCATTAGGGACAAAATTAATCAGATTTGTGGGGTTACCACCAAACGATCGCTTATCCTTACCAAAAGCAGAAGTAGAA
This portion of the Gloeocapsa sp. PCC 73106 genome encodes:
- a CDS encoding MbtH family NRPS accessory protein, producing the protein MQNDTEDNTIYLVVINDEEQYSIWPDYREIPPGWREVGKSGLKNECLDYINEVWTDMRPLSLRKKMAESENS
- a CDS encoding tyrosinase family protein — its product is MKLNQNSKKLYFFSLVAVTTLIIFISQLNQNSYHLPPLDAPVASSVYPIKAYNNLKIRKNVVDLTPQEKATFVNALKTLKNTIPQDSQISQYDYYVLQHVLTMGFRHKLEATGPAQGNPAHSQPAFLPWHRQYLYEFEQALQKIAPDVTIPYWDWSDPQALKVILQDDFLGSPGQGKTINIPGVGNFTGGEVTSGIFADWTLNEKIHFDPITMTSLGTKLIRFVGLPPNDRLSLPKAEVEQLFRYDNYEIFNALIEGAMIVNDQGQWEQGWTLHAYAHSVIGGSLVDQIHPKQGVPHQTKILGTMDSIPSSPYDPIFWLNHANVDRLWAEWQDQGHTGESFYPAQGMPWGHNLHDPMWPWDGGLSEPGKYGISDLISLLPQPSSAKVITPADVLDFRNLGYTYDTTQ